The window CACGGCGTCGGCGTCGACGGGGGCCTCGATGATCTCGGGGTCCCGGAGCATCCGCTCCAGGTTCCGGATCCGGGACTCCATGAGGGCCTGGTCGTTCTTGGCCGCGTCGTACTCGGCGTTCTCGCGGATGTCGCCGAACTCGCGGGCCACCTTCAGCCGCTCGGCGATGCGCGTCCGCCCGCCGGTCTTCAGCTCGTCCAGCTCGTCCCTCAACCGTCGATAGGCGTCCAGCGTCAGGTGGGCGGTGGGTTCGTGCCCTCGCTGGCGCTGGGGTCGAGAGGCTAGCTCCTCGGGGAGTTCCATCGGTTCCGAAAACTGTAGTGCGTCCCGGTGCCCGCGCCTACCCCGCCGGACCTCGCCTTGACGATGTGACGAGAGTCGTTCTAACGTCACATCTGATGGCGACGATCACCAGCGACCTCCAGCGCTCCACCCGGGACCGCATCCTCGACGCCGCGTTCGACGCCGTGCAGGCGTTCGGCCTGTCACGGATCACCGTGGAGGACGTGGCGAACCGGGCCCGGCTGTCCCGCCAGACCGTCTACCGATACTTCCCGTCCAAAGACCACGTGATCCTGTTCCTGGTGGCCCGGGAGGAGGAGAAGTTCATCGACGGCGTGCGGGGCGCCTTCGCCAGCCACGACGATCCCCAGGAGGCGTTCGCGCTCGCCGTCGAGTTCGTCCTCCGGTACATGCACGAGCATCCCCTCCTGGACCGGCTGCTGGCGACGGACGCCGAGACGCTGCTGCCGTACCTGACCACGCGGGGCCTGCCCCTGATCATCCACGCCCGCGAGACACTGGTGGAGCTGATGGGAGCTCGGCTGCCCGACGTGGACCAGGACGAGCTCCGGGGCGTCCTCGACGTGGTCTGCCGCGCGATGATCTCGTACATGCTGACGCCCTCCGAGCGGCCGGCCGACTCGGTTGCCCGGATGATGGCCCGAACTGCGGTCGCCCCCCTCACGCGGAGCTCGACGCAGACGTGAGCACGCGCCAGTACGTCCTGCCGGTCGACCAGACCAAGTGGAAGATCGGCGCCGAGCACACCACCACGTTCACCTTCGACTACGACGACGGCCGGGACCGGCTGCTCTCGCTGTACGAGAAGGGCAAGGAGAAGCAGTGGAACACCAACACGCGGATCGACTGGTCCATCGACGTCGACCCCGAGTCTCCCGACAACTATCCCGAGTACTACATCCCGATCTACGGCTCGCAGATCTGGGACCGCATGACCGAGCCGGAACGCCGGCGGTACCGCCAGCTGGCGGCCGCGTGGACGAACTCGCAGTTCCTGCACGGTGAGCAGGGCGCGCTCGTGTGCACGGCCAAGATCGTGCAGACCGTCCCCGACGTGGACTGCAAGTTCTACGCGGCCACCCAGGTCATGGACGAGGCCCGGCACATGGAGACGTACTCCCGGTACCTTCGGGAGAAGATCGAGATGGCCTTCCCCATCAACGACTACCTGAAGACGCTGCTGACCGACGTGGTCTCCGACGACCGGTGGGACATGACCTGCCTCGGGATGCAGATCATGATCGAGGGGCTGGCCCTCGCCGCGTTCGCCCTGATCCGCGACTTCTCCCAGGAACCGCTGGCCAAGGCCATCAACACCTACGTCATGCAGGACGAGGCGCGCCACGTCGCGTTCGGGCGCCTGTCGCTCCGCGAGTACTACCCGCAGCTCACCCAGGCCGAGCGGGACGAGCGCGAGGAGTTCGTGGTGTACGCCTCGTACCTCATGCGGGACCGGTTCATGGGCCGTGAGATCTACGAGGCTGCCGGGCTCCCCGTGGAGGAGTGCATGGAGTACGTCCGGAACTCGGACATGCTGGGCGAGTTCCGCAAGATGCTCTTCTCGCGCATCGTGCCGACGGTGAAGGACCTCGGGCTGTTCGGTCCGAAGGTGCAGGCCGCGTTCCAGGACATGGGCGTCATCGCGTTCGCCGACCTCAACCCGGACGACCTGGCCACCGCGGACGAGCAGCTGGCCGAGGACCTGGACCGGCGCCGGGCCACGGCCGGGCCCGACGGGAACGGTGACGGTGGCCCGCTGGCGGACATCGACCCCGCCCGCGCGGCGGAGGTCGAGCGCACCATCCGCGCCGGCGCCGAGTAGCCGGGTCGCCGGCGGTCGCGTGGACGTCTACCGCACGCCGGACGAGCGGTTCGAGGGCCTGACCGGGTACCCCTTCGAGCCGCACTACGTCGAGCAGGACGGCCTGCGCGTGCACTACGTGGACGAGGGCTCCGGCCAGCCGGTGCTGCTGCTGCACGGGGAGCCCACCTGGTCGTTCCTGTACCGGAAGATGGTCCCGGTCCTGGCGGCCTCGGCCCGCGCGATCGCGCCCGACTACGTCGGGTTCGGACGGTCGGACAAGCCGGTGGAACGCGACTGGTACACCTACGACGCCCACTACGCGGCGATGGAGCGGCTGGTCCAGGACCTCGCACTGGAGGGCGTGACCGTCGTGGTGCAGGACTGGGGCGGGCCCATCGGTCTCCGGCTGGCCGCCGAGCACCCCGAGCGCGTGGCCCGCATCGTGGTCATGAACACCGGCATCTTCTCCGGAAGGCCGCCGTCGGACGCGTGGCTCCAGTTCCGCGACTTCATGCGGCGGGTGGGAACGGACATCCGGCCCGGGCAGCTCGTGCGGATCACCTGCCCGCAGCCGATCGACGACGACGTGGTGGCCGGCTACGACGCCCCGTTCCCGGTCCCGGAGTCGAAGACCGGCGTGCTGATGTTCCCGGAGCTCGTGCCGACCTCGCCGGACCATCCCTCCGCGGCGAAGACGCTGGAGGTCCGGGAGGCCATGAAGCGCTGGCAGAAGCCGGCGCTAGTGCTGTTCGGCGACTCGGATCCCGTGTTCAGCCCGCGAGTGGCCGAGCGATTCTCGGAGCTCATCCCGGGCGCGGGCCCGGCGGAGATCGTGGCGGGCGCCGGCCACTTCCTCCAGGAGGACAGGGGCGAGGAGATCGCCGAGCGGATCGCGAGGTTCCTGGCCGAGTCCTGACGCCCCGCCTAGCTGTCCCGGAGCGCCAGCTTGTAGCCCACCAGCAGCAGGGTGTTCGATAGGAACAGCCACGCCGCCAGCA is drawn from Actinomycetota bacterium and contains these coding sequences:
- a CDS encoding TetR family transcriptional regulator, translated to MATITSDLQRSTRDRILDAAFDAVQAFGLSRITVEDVANRARLSRQTVYRYFPSKDHVILFLVAREEEKFIDGVRGAFASHDDPQEAFALAVEFVLRYMHEHPLLDRLLATDAETLLPYLTTRGLPLIIHARETLVELMGARLPDVDQDELRGVLDVVCRAMISYMLTPSERPADSVARMMARTAVAPLTRSSTQT
- a CDS encoding ferritin-like domain-containing protein, with product MSTRQYVLPVDQTKWKIGAEHTTTFTFDYDDGRDRLLSLYEKGKEKQWNTNTRIDWSIDVDPESPDNYPEYYIPIYGSQIWDRMTEPERRRYRQLAAAWTNSQFLHGEQGALVCTAKIVQTVPDVDCKFYAATQVMDEARHMETYSRYLREKIEMAFPINDYLKTLLTDVVSDDRWDMTCLGMQIMIEGLALAAFALIRDFSQEPLAKAINTYVMQDEARHVAFGRLSLREYYPQLTQAERDEREEFVVYASYLMRDRFMGREIYEAAGLPVEECMEYVRNSDMLGEFRKMLFSRIVPTVKDLGLFGPKVQAAFQDMGVIAFADLNPDDLATADEQLAEDLDRRRATAGPDGNGDGGPLADIDPARAAEVERTIRAGAE
- a CDS encoding haloalkane dehalogenase — protein: MDVYRTPDERFEGLTGYPFEPHYVEQDGLRVHYVDEGSGQPVLLLHGEPTWSFLYRKMVPVLAASARAIAPDYVGFGRSDKPVERDWYTYDAHYAAMERLVQDLALEGVTVVVQDWGGPIGLRLAAEHPERVARIVVMNTGIFSGRPPSDAWLQFRDFMRRVGTDIRPGQLVRITCPQPIDDDVVAGYDAPFPVPESKTGVLMFPELVPTSPDHPSAAKTLEVREAMKRWQKPALVLFGDSDPVFSPRVAERFSELIPGAGPAEIVAGAGHFLQEDRGEEIAERIARFLAES